The Naumovozyma castellii chromosome 2, complete genome sequence TGATCCAAGTGTGTGGTTAGAGTTACTATGCAAAGGACAAGTTTTGGAGAATGATATGACTTTGAGCACAGTAAGAACTTTATATTGGAAGTCTCAAAGTGAAATTGTAATTGAATATAGAAGGAAACTTACAGCATCACCATTAGCTAATGAAATTCATTAAGGTTAGTAGTGGTAATATGTTCCATGAAATGTTTGTTATATACGttaatataattattataaatagAGATATAGAGAAATAGACTTTGTATatcaatttaatgaaactaatgaattaaatctttttttttttgaacGATATATATTGAGTCGCCgtttcctttttttttttgagCTTTCTTATCTACGAAGAAAATTTGCATTTCAATCGCCAAAAATAGTCACACTTTAATGTATCAAATTAAGGCTTGAAGGTGCAAACGTAATGGAGTATGAAATCAATTTGATTAAGGGTTGgaatgattttttttaaaagcTTTCCTTTCCTGCGAACACGTCATATTCATTATGAGGTGAGGTAATTTAGTCTCCATCTCCAcgttttcaattttcaaagaagtgCTTCTCCCCTAAAAGGAGAGTCCgtattatttgaagacaGGAttataatttaatgaaacaCCCAGTTCTAAATCAAATAGTGGAATCTTTTTTTTGCTGAAGCTGATATACGTGGGGTACGGTGGCTCCCATCCCTGGAAGATTGGAAATATGATTTCCATATCATCAAATGAGGCTGCTGTATTAATTTGATCTGAATAAAACTCACATCCCACATAGATGTGGTGTGTATATAAGGGAAAAATTACAGATTATTCCAAATGTTGAGGGGAGTATACTGAggtaatttttttcttgaacTAGGTTGAAAGCTTAGTTAGTACGAATAATTGTATTTTCTATACTAAAGAATAATGTCAAATAATGGACCTTTAGAAGAAAAGGTCAATTCCCAGGGTGCTAAGAAGGATGAAACGATTGAATCAGAAGAATCggaagaagattttgcTCAATTGATTCAAGATTTGCAGTCTGAACATGGGGAGGAAGAAACTGAAAGTGATGGTGAGGCCCAAGCGGCTGGTGAGGCAAGGCAAGTACCTGAATCACAACTTAAAACAGATCCAGGTATTGGTTTAACAACTGATGAAGTTGTTAGAAGACGAAAGAAGTATGGACTAAATCAAATGAAGGAAGAAAACGAGAACTTTATTgtgaaatttttaatgtATTTTGTAGGTCCCATTCAATTTGTTATGGAAGCCGCTGCTATCTTGGCTGCAGGACTATCAGATTGGGTTGATTTTGGTGTTATCTGTGGGTTATTAATGCTAAATGCATCCGTTGGTttcattcaagaatttcaGGCTGGGTCGATCGTCGAAGAGCTAAAGAAAACGTTGGCTAACACAGCTCGTGTTATAAGGGATGGGACGCTACAAGAAATCCCAGCAAATGAAATTGTCCCAGGTGATATATTGGAACTTGATGAAGGTACAATTATTCCAGCTGATGGGAGATTAGTTACCGAGAATAGGTTCCTTCAAGTTGATCAATCTGCTATCACAGGTGAATCCTTAGCTGTTGATAAAAATTATGGAGACGTGACTTTTTCGTCATCAACTGTTAAGACAGGAACTTCAGTAATGGTAGTCACGGCCACTGGTGATAACACTTTCGTTGGTAGAGCTGCAGCATTAGTTGGTGAAGCTTCTGGAGGCCAAGGTCATTTCACCGATATTCTGAATGATATTGGTACAATTTTGTTGGTACTGGTGATTattacattattattagtatgGACAGCCTGCTTCTACAGAACAGATGGAATTGTTATGATCTTGAGATTCACGTTAGGTATCACCATTATTGGTGTTCCAGTCGGGTTACCAGCTGTTGTTACGACCACAATGGCGGTTGGTGCCGCTTATTTAGCCAAAAAGCAAGCAATCGTTCAAAAACTGTCGGCTATCGAATCCTTGGCAGGTGTTGAAATATTATGTTCTGATAAGACCGGTACTTTAACCAAAAATAAACTATCCTTGCATGAACCTTACACAGTAGAGGGAGTATCTGCAGATGATTTAATGTTGACGGCGTGCTTAGCTGCTAcaaggaagaaaaagggTTTGGATGCTATTGATAGGGcttttttgaaatctttgaaCCAATATCCAAAGGCTATGAATGCCCTACCAAAATATAAGATACTAGAATTTCACCCATTTGATCCGGTTTCCAAGAAAGTCACAGCTGTTGTAAAGTCACCTGAGGGTGAAACAATAACTTGTGTAAAAGGTGCCCCCTTGTTTGTATTGAAGACTGTGGAGGAAGATCATCCAGTTCCTGAAGATGTTCACGAAAATTATGAGAATAAAGTTGCTGAATTAGCATCAAGAGGCTTCCGTTCATTAGGAGTTGCAAGAAAGAGAGGTGAGGGTTATTGGGAGATATTAGGTGTCATGCCCTGTATGGATCCACCAAGAGATGATACTGCGCGTACGATTGCTGAAGCTAGAACTTTAGGATTAAGAGTCAAGATGTTAACTGGTGATGCTGTAGGTATTGCTAAGGAGACTTCAAGACAGTTGGGGTTAGGTgttaatatttataatgctgaaaaattaggtTTAGGAGGTGGTGGAGACATGCCAGGTTCTGAGCTTGCCGATTTTGTAGAAAATGCTGATGGTTTTGCAGAAGTCTTTCCTCAACATAAATATAAGGTTGTGGaaatattacaaaataGAGGTTACCTAGTCGCAATGACGGGCGACGGAGTTAACGATGCtccatctttgaagaaagcTGATACTGGTATTGCAGTTGAAGGTGCTACTGACGCAGCTAGGTCTGCAGCAGATATAGTTTTCCTGGCCCCGGGCTTATCTGCCATTATCGATGGTTTGAAAACTTCTAGACAGATTTTCCACAGAATGTATTCCTACGTGGTCTATCGTATTGCTCTATCTCTTCATTTGGAAATCTTTTTTGGTCTATGGATTGCTATTTTGAATCGTTCACTGAACATTGAATTGATTGTTTTTATAGCTATTTTTGCTGATGTCGCAACTTTGGCTATTGCATATGATAATGCACCATATTCTCAAATGCCAGTTAAATGGAATCTCCCAAGATTATGGGGTATGTCAGTTGTACTAGGTATATTTTTAGCTATTGGCTCATGGATTACATTAACAACAATGTTCCTTCCAAAGGGAGgtattattcaaaattttggtTCGATAGATGGTGTTATGTTCTTACAAATTTCCTTAACTGAGAACTGGTTGATCTTTGTGACTAGAGCTGTGGGTCCATTCTGGTCCTCTATTCCTTCCTGGCAATTGGCTGGTGCTGTTCTTGCAGTTGACATTATTGCCACTATGTTTACGTTATTTGGTTGGTTCTCTCAGAATTGGAATGATATTGTTACAGTTGTTAGAGTTTGGGTGTGGTCTATTGGTATCTTCTGTGTCCTTGGGGGAGCATACTATCTCATGTCCACTTCAGTTGCATTTGATAGACTGATGAATGGTAAACCATTAAAAGTAAAGAAATCGACAAGAACTGCAGAAGATTTTTTGGCCGCTATGCAAAGAGTCTCTACGCAACACGAAAAggaataatttttttgatttagttttaataattattaattaCTGTTATAATATAGTTTGTATGTTAATACTTAATGTTATATATTATGAAGTCTAAGAATCATAAAACATTGAATAAGGGGGAAAACTGTAAATTTAAATGAGACAGCtgttaaaatatatttaccCTCTAAGTGTAGCTTAAGTTGACTAATTCTTTTTTGGCAAccaatattcttttttctttacttGGCTGATATTGTGTCTTTGCAAGTTACGTGACCTTCATGCCACAGTAAAATAAagccaatttgaaaaattaaagtaATTATTGTGCCATCTTAGTATAGTGGTTAGTACACATCGTTGTGGCCGATGAAACCCAGGTTCGATTCTTGGAGATGgcaatatttttttcttccatgCCAATTTTTTTGCTTTAACACCATATCCCAGATAGCTTACTAGTATTTAGAACAATGTAATTAAGCACGTTTGCTGTTTTTTAATCTTGAATGAGTGTCCTCTTTTTCTGTTTGCTGTTTACTAGGCGAAATAGTGTCGAGCCGggttttttttttcaggGATTATGattaacaagaaaaattggGAGTTTCCGTTAATATTTGATGGCAGAGTTACAATAGATCTAAAGAACTAGGTAAAAGAAGTGCGTAAATAGAACAGCATCCCAATGTCAAACCAAGATACGATAGAACCAGATTTTATTGAGCCAGACTCAGTAAGTTATGGCGGATTGGATTCCACTGCGCCAGCACCTGCCACATCAGCAACAACTGCTGGTGGAGAATATAATCCATTTGAGACGACAACCAATCCTGTTAAAAGAGGCACATTGGATGAACCTGTAATTAGTACAATTAAGAGAgacatatttgaaattaatgcCAGACTTAGACAGGTGGTTTACCCACATTTCCCAACAAGGACTCTGATTAGTTCCACCGAACCTCCTAATGGTTCCACAGAAGTGACCTCAGGGGATATATCTGTACATTGTGATCTTTGGGCCCCATTatgtttcattattctttATGCTTTGTGTGTTTCTCACGCCAAATCACTATTTTCTAGTTTATTCGTTTCATGTTGGTTTATTTTACTAGTCATGGCACtacatttgaaattgactAAACCATTTGATAACGTTTCTTTGATATCATATGTTTCATTGGCCGGTTATTGTCTGTTCCCACAAGTGATCAACGCAGCTTTGTCCCAACTATTGTTCCCTCTGGCTTTCAAGACAATCAAGGGGGCATGGGGCATTAGAATTCTTACGTTTCTCAAAATTGTGTGTCTCGTCTTATGTCTAATGTGGTCCTTGGCATCCATTTCATTAGTTACTAAGAGTAAAGGATTTGTCCAAGTGTATCCATTGGGTCTCTGTCTGCTGGGACTGGGCTGGTTGTCCACGATATTGTAGACTGTCTGTCGATGGTTGTTATAGAGTATTTAGATAAAATAGACACgtatcattaaataataatacataCTATGACTCGCTGAGCTGACAATGCAACTTTACATACATACCTAACGTTTTCAAGTGTCTTGTTTTCACCGAAATCGTCTCGCTTGTTGCGGGGCGAAAATCACAGCGCTACGTAGAGATCAACAACATTCCTCTTAAAACTAATAAGGTTGTCTTTTCCCTCCTTCCGTTTTGATCTCTTCCTCTGTTAGATTTCGGTTACTTGACTACAACCATAAGATACCTTACGACTTACATACTTGTGTAAGTCTTCAACGTCGTTTAACTGCTTTAACTGACTTACTTTGCAAACAGCATCGCACTGCCCCCCCCCTTCTCTTCTGAATCATAAAACAGTGATCTAGATAGAACAATATAAGACCATTACTATGCCACTACTGCAACCTTCCACTTGCAATTGTTACGATCTAACTCTGCCGAAGGTTCCAATAGGTAAGGAGCAGATAGATGAGTCCACAAGGAGAAGAATTAGTTTGGAATATCGTACCGGTGCTGCCGTCACATTGACCAGATCAAACATTTTCGTGCATGGTGGATTGACTATACCTttaaatttacaaaatgtTAATTCGTTGCAACTGCAGAAGGAATTGATTTTATATTTTGCCAAGGAGAAGAATAGTGGGATCACTtttaagaatttgaatcagTGGATAAGTTCAGAAACGTTTTTCTTAGATTTGATATCTAGAACTTGGCATAGATTGGAAACAAATGCTCCTTTGGAAGAAGACACTGGAAACGATGATaatgagaatgatgataatggCAATGATGACGATAATGACGACgacaataatgataataacgATATTAATGACGGTAACGACAACAATAACAGTAGTAAGAAAACCGAAAcgaaaaagaaagatcaaattattaaaatggAAACAAGACTGAAGGAACGATTATTCCATTCGATATGTTCCTCTGGTTCTTATCTGTATATATTCGGAGGCCTAATAGTGTCCCCTCAAAGCGGGTATGAGCTAATAGCTACAAATGAGTTATGGAGATTAAACTTAAAGACGAAAGTTTGGACTTTAATAAGCAAAGATCCCAGGATAACAAGAAGGTTCAATCATAATATGcatattaaaaatgaaaataatgatacaAGAGATacaaaattaattattattggtggtttgaataatttggaCCAACCCGTATCACATATCGATGTTTATAATTTGACTCAGAATTGCTGGAAAGCTGACTCAATACCTAAGGACCCACTGGATGCTAGGACAAATGTTGATGGTCATGAAATAACCTTGAACAATGACGTggatttttcaatcttaatTGAGAATAATGAAGCAAAGATACCTGCATTGGCATATTATACCCCCAATTGGCAAAATGATGTtaatgaagaggatgaagagaataatgaaaatcGAAGTgaatcatcattgaaaCAAAGTGGGAAAAAATTAGCATCTCCCATAGTTGCCTTACCGCTAGTAACACATGCTCGTGGTATACGGATGAATTATAATCCTGAGCAAAAAAATGAGTTGTTAGAGCAAGCATTCAATTTGCAGTATCCAACAGGGGATTACTTTGGTTATTCCATTACTGTGGGTGGGTTTTATCCAAATTGCCAAAGCTCCAGTTTCCAATGTTTTGTGTATGATATTCCATCTGGTAAGTGGACAAGAGTGGCCACATATTGTGCAGATTCTGATAGGCATAGACATAGATTTTGGAAAGTTTTCGTATGGAAATCTCATCATCAAACTTTGCTATTAGGTACAAAGGATGATGACTCTAATACGCCTAGTGTGCAAAGATTTGATTACTTACTAAGTTTTGGTCTACCAATGATAaatgttttcaataaaacAATTCAACCTGAACTTAAAGATATTCTGGCAACGCCTGTCCGTTCTAAGATCCAAACTCCAGAATCAACTCAATTTCATGAAGATGGGCAACCATTTAGGAAATTAAGTTTCACATCTTCAGCAACATCtcaatttgaaagttatattcaatatattgCACCACCACTAGAAATGAATGCAATAAGATCCGTATTCCCGCCCTACGCTATGGTTTTAGGTAAAGATGCACTGGAAATTTTTGGTAAGCCTCTATCGGACTTCGAACTTATAACATGTGAAGGTGATTCCATTGGGGTTCCCTTATACCTGTTAAGAAAAAGATGGGGGCGTTATTTTGACATGCTTTTGTCGCACAGTTACTCCAAAGTAGTGACCGATTATGAAACAACGGGAAATAACTCATCCctaataaaaatttcacCAGGTACTTCTAGAGCTGGTTCAAGGGATTTCAGTACAGATTCAAGACTATCATCAGCGGGATCTTCTGAAAACTATTATAACAAGATTTCTCAACAGGCTTCGCATGCAAGGAAGCAGCCAGTTTCAGAACCACAAAGCATTCATGGGAAACATACAGAAGGGTCAAGCATAGGCTCGAGGAGTCATTCAAGATCCTCATCTATAAATCCTACCaatgaggaagatgatCCTTTTTTCTCACGTACTATGTCCAAACAACCAAGTATGGAATCAAGAGTTACAACAGGAACTGGTGCAGGTTCTACAACAAGCTCTTCTGGTGGGATGGTGTTTAGAGTTCcatttcaagaaaaaagaagCTCTTCTCCAAATAAgaataaacaaatatttttggCACCAACAGATTCTTCTCAAGGTTATGGTGAAAAGAGGAGGTCTTCATTCATGGGATTGCCCGAAAAGGATACTTTGACACTAAGTGGACTAGAATCTGCTCGTCGTGCATCACATCCAATAATATCATACGTGGACCGTAGGGCAAATTCAATGATCCCAACGCAAACTCCTTTGCGATTTCCATCTAGTGCAAGGAGTTCTATTTCTTATGTAagttcttcatcagataGAATGGGGAATCCAATTAGTCATAGTAGAAATGGAAGTATTAAGGATTCTTCTATTATAGGAATGCTAAACGTTAATCTACCGCCTCAAACAACGATACCTACAGAGCCATTGCCTCCACTTCCAGGTTCTGAGTTCCTAACGacaaagagaagaaataattcaatagGAGACTATATTAGAGGTGGATCATATTCCTCTAGAAGAAGCTCAGTTGACAAGAAAGGAAGCACTTCTGAATTACAACGTCCCTCTGATGTATTGGAAACGTCACTTGATAAGAAAATGctagaagatgataataataataataatagtaataatgaagTTCCAGAAAATCTAGATATGTCGCCTGCTCAACGCAGAACATCACTTTTTGGTCCAAGATATGATAGGGCAATGTCCGGAGAGTTTAGCACGCCA is a genomic window containing:
- the YIP4 gene encoding Yip4p (ancestral locus Anc_8.158), which gives rise to MSNQDTIEPDFIEPDSVSYGGLDSTAPAPATSATTAGGEYNPFETTTNPVKRGTLDEPVISTIKRDIFEINARLRQVVYPHFPTRTLISSTEPPNGSTEVTSGDISVHCDLWAPLCFIILYALCVSHAKSLFSSLFVSCWFILLVMALHLKLTKPFDNVSLISYVSLAGYCLFPQVINAALSQLLFPLAFKTIKGAWGIRILTFLKIVCLVLCLMWSLASISLVTKSKGFVQVYPLGLCLLGLGWLSTIL
- the MDS3 gene encoding Mds3p (ancestral locus Anc_8.157), with translation MPLLQPSTCNCYDLTLPKVPIGKEQIDESTRRRISLEYRTGAAVTLTRSNIFVHGGLTIPLNLQNVNSLQLQKELILYFAKEKNSGITFKNLNQWISSETFFLDLISRTWHRLETNAPLEEDTGNDDNENDDNGNDDDNDDDNNDNNDINDGNDNNNSSKKTETKKKDQIIKMETRLKERLFHSICSSGSYLYIFGGLIVSPQSGYELIATNELWRLNLKTKVWTLISKDPRITRRFNHNMHIKNENNDTRDTKLIIIGGLNNLDQPVSHIDVYNLTQNCWKADSIPKDPLDARTNVDGHEITLNNDVDFSILIENNEAKIPALAYYTPNWQNDVNEEDEENNENRSESSLKQSGKKLASPIVALPLVTHARGIRMNYNPEQKNELLEQAFNLQYPTGDYFGYSITVGGFYPNCQSSSFQCFVYDIPSGKWTRVATYCADSDRHRHRFWKVFVWKSHHQTLLLGTKDDDSNTPSVQRFDYLLSFGLPMINVFNKTIQPELKDILATPVRSKIQTPESTQFHEDGQPFRKLSFTSSATSQFESYIQYIAPPLEMNAIRSVFPPYAMVLGKDALEIFGKPLSDFELITCEGDSIGVPLYLLRKRWGRYFDMLLSHSYSKVVTDYETTGNNSSLIKISPGTSRAGSRDFSTDSRLSSAGSSENYYNKISQQASHARKQPVSEPQSIHGKHTEGSSIGSRSHSRSSSINPTNEEDDPFFSRTMSKQPSMESRVTTGTGAGSTTSSSGGMVFRVPFQEKRSSSPNKNKQIFLAPTDSSQGYGEKRRSSFMGLPEKDTLTLSGLESARRASHPIISYVDRRANSMIPTQTPLRFPSSARSSISYVSSSSDRMGNPISHSRNGSIKDSSIIGMLNVNLPPQTTIPTEPLPPLPGSEFLTTKRRNNSIGDYIRGGSYSSRRSSVDKKGSTSELQRPSDVLETSLDKKMLEDDNNNNNSNNEVPENLDMSPAQRRTSLFGPRYDRAMSGEFSTPRASLTDEKSRLSVTSNTDSMGSHGSNMNLELEPLLTPRSLYMPWPTATVRAFAEFFYTGQVNSKWMLAPVVLDLLVMSKIYELPLLYNLVAEVLYSIVGRKKESLSVTCSSLKDGFESKVALYYDGNLNKANEFLSKNEMYIELLRLQKCLENLDDGFFDMEVLKNISRTQSTSTHESEVADNIDKYIDRDNSIGSFSNVPTVFAGGPRDSHNSVGSVGFPNSLNIQTPRTSNSTYTPKPKKKSSLSREIDPTSFMEMNSSDEDMGPKSRNYSGIDPKTMEGSFFNIIDESSTSSSSTTSSSDGEEEVAYSKSKEIGKEQTSSTGSSNGDKEDNENKGNDGETSAKVKGKMGTEVRSDSDDFDSGLAMLSLNKMRKKVKKGEQHDESIDPLFKSTSAGQSPMKNYGTFAKYGSSFGGKGARDDTNKRDFSILTLGNMASRNALPPVDYVIKSIYRTAILVNDVRLMVTCLDCVEISKGLKSLKKEISEEIQRLDAKNDTSKKKVPIAREKENVEELKKQMSIPPTRQRSDTSLGRTMSATSSSNKPRKNERGSDGLFKSFGQIYR
- the NCAS0B05420 gene encoding plasma-membrane proton-efflux P-type ATPase is translated as MSNNGPLEEKVNSQGAKKDETIESEESEEDFAQLIQDLQSEHGEEETESDGEAQAAGEARQVPESQLKTDPGIGLTTDEVVRRRKKYGLNQMKEENENFIVKFLMYFVGPIQFVMEAAAILAAGLSDWVDFGVICGLLMLNASVGFIQEFQAGSIVEELKKTLANTARVIRDGTLQEIPANEIVPGDILELDEGTIIPADGRLVTENRFLQVDQSAITGESLAVDKNYGDVTFSSSTVKTGTSVMVVTATGDNTFVGRAAALVGEASGGQGHFTDILNDIGTILLVLVIITLLLVWTACFYRTDGIVMILRFTLGITIIGVPVGLPAVVTTTMAVGAAYLAKKQAIVQKLSAIESLAGVEILCSDKTGTLTKNKLSLHEPYTVEGVSADDLMLTACLAATRKKKGLDAIDRAFLKSLNQYPKAMNALPKYKILEFHPFDPVSKKVTAVVKSPEGETITCVKGAPLFVLKTVEEDHPVPEDVHENYENKVAELASRGFRSLGVARKRGEGYWEILGVMPCMDPPRDDTARTIAEARTLGLRVKMLTGDAVGIAKETSRQLGLGVNIYNAEKLGLGGGGDMPGSELADFVENADGFAEVFPQHKYKVVEILQNRGYLVAMTGDGVNDAPSLKKADTGIAVEGATDAARSAADIVFLAPGLSAIIDGLKTSRQIFHRMYSYVVYRIALSLHLEIFFGLWIAILNRSLNIELIVFIAIFADVATLAIAYDNAPYSQMPVKWNLPRLWGMSVVLGIFLAIGSWITLTTMFLPKGGIIQNFGSIDGVMFLQISLTENWLIFVTRAVGPFWSSIPSWQLAGAVLAVDIIATMFTLFGWFSQNWNDIVTVVRVWVWSIGIFCVLGGAYYLMSTSVAFDRLMNGKPLKVKKSTRTAEDFLAAMQRVSTQHEKE